Part of the candidate division KSB1 bacterium genome, AGCAGTACAGAGGACTGAGCCCTTTGTGCCGGAGCAAGGGGTAGTCCTGAACATCAACAAGCCCATTGGCTGGACCTCTTTCGATGTGGTGCAGCTTGTGAGGAAAACGCTCGGCGTTCGGCGCGTGGGGCACAGCGGAACGCTTGACCCTTTCGCCGAGGGGGTGCTTCTGGTCTGCGTGGGCGCGGCCACGAAAAGGGTACCGGAGCTCATGGCTCTGCCCAAGGTCTACACCGGCACAATGGAACTGGGCTTGGAGACCGATACCTTGGACGTCAACGGGAGGGTAGTGAGGCGTGCTCGCCCACGAACCAGGTTCCGGCGTGCAGAGTTGGTGCAAGCCATGGGGCAACTGGTGGGGGAAATCAAGCAGGTGCCGCCAATGTACTCGGCCGTGAAGGTCGGAGGTAAGCGGCTCTACGAACTGGCGCGGGCGCACCAGGAAGTGGCACGCGAGGCGCGCACCGTCGAGGTGTATCGCTTCGCACCTGTCCGCATCGAACACCCCTTCGTGAAGTTCGTTGTGGAATGCGGCAAGGGGACCTACGTGCGAAGCCTCGTCGCAGAAGTCGGCAGGTATCTGGGCTGCGGCGCTACCCTGAAGACACTGCAGCGGGCCGCGATCGGACCCTTTCGCATAGAGCAGGCCATTGGAGTAGACGAAATACGCAATCTGCATTTTCGGCCATCAGGATAAATGGAGATAGTACGTAGCGTTCCGCCATCAGGGTTTTTACAAAGCTCTGTCGTGACCGTTGGCACTTTCGATGGGGTGCACGTCGGCCACCGCGCCATCATCCAGAGGACGCTGGCGCGGGCAGCGCGCAAGGATCGGCCCGCCGTGGTGGTCACTTTCGAACCCCACCCGCAGCTGGTGGTGCGCAGACCCGATCGCCCCGGGATCCATCTTCTCTCCACGTTCCAGGAGAAGGCAGGCCTGTTGGAGGGGATCGGCGTGGAATTCCTGGTGGCGCTTCCCTTCACAGAAGGCTTGGCGGAGTACGGCCCCGCGGAGTTCGTCCAGCGTGTCCTTTGTCAGAGCCTCGGTGCATCGGATGTGGTGGTCGGTTATGACCACACCTTTGGCAAGGGCCGCTCGGGCACCATCGACACGCTCCGCACCCTGGGGGCAAAGCTACATTTCGAGGTAGAAGTGGTGGATAAGGTCGTGGTGGATGGGGCACCGGTGAGTAGCACGCGC contains:
- a CDS encoding bifunctional riboflavin kinase/FAD synthetase — its product is MEIVRSVPPSGFLQSSVVTVGTFDGVHVGHRAIIQRTLARAARKDRPAVVVTFEPHPQLVVRRPDRPGIHLLSTFQEKAGLLEGIGVEFLVALPFTEGLAEYGPAEFVQRVLCQSLGASDVVVGYDHTFGKGRSGTIDTLRTLGAKLHFEVEVVDKVVVDGAPVSSTRIRQLLAQGNVLAAARLLGRNYTVRGTVVSGRGLGRQLGYPTANIRPPKDKLIPQSGIYAVRVEIGECTKRGILNIGVRPTFGGATEVPVLEVHIYDYDGELYGEEIGVEFLGRIRGERRFDSAHDLARQIEADVMASQAFFENTERRD
- the truB gene encoding tRNA pseudouridine(55) synthase TruB, giving the protein MPEQGVVLNINKPIGWTSFDVVQLVRKTLGVRRVGHSGTLDPFAEGVLLVCVGAATKRVPELMALPKVYTGTMELGLETDTLDVNGRVVRRARPRTRFRRAELVQAMGQLVGEIKQVPPMYSAVKVGGKRLYELARAHQEVAREARTVEVYRFAPVRIEHPFVKFVVECGKGTYVRSLVAEVGRYLGCGATLKTLQRAAIGPFRIEQAIGVDEIRNLHFRPSG